The nucleotide sequence AAATTGAAAGGAGTTGATGAGTACGTACATTTGGCGTTTGTGGACGACCACCCAATGCTTTTCCGTGCAAAGCAGGAGGGACGAATACCTGATCCAGTTTGGCTGAAGATCAAATCCTCTATACTTCTTGAGGAAGGCGTGAGGTACTGTTCTGATGTTTCAAACAAATCTGGCGTTCCAATACTGAATGCCTATGAAGCAAAAGATCAAATCGATTTTGATGTCTTATTTACATACATGGATTGGAGGGATCCGGATATTCAGGCCAGGCGACAGGCTGCGATAAAATCAGAAATACTTATTCCCATTTTTATCCCTATCGAACAAATATTAGGCCTCAAGAATGGCTAAGCGTCCAGTATTCATCCCCTTGGCAAAATCAGATCACCTAGTCAAAGAGGTGCTCGTCGATTTTGAATGGAGTCCCGGTTTCGCCCCTATTCAAAAGAAAAAAAATGTTGCCGCATTACATGCGGCAGCCGAAAGGAGGAACTTGTCGCCACTGCTCGAAATCTCCACGAAATCTGAAGAATTGTTGGGCCAACGTTTAAGTGCTTTCAGCTTGAAGGTAGAAACAGATATAGGCGAAATCAGCTTGGAAGCTGCGTTTCAGGGAAGTAAGGTGTTCCAAAAAGGAGGGCCTTTTACGGACATCTATGGAAGAGATGCAAGAGGAGCAAAGAAAGATCCGCGCATAAAAGAATCAGGCCGCCTTATCGGATTCAATTATTTCGGCCAAGAGTGGCCGTTAGTGCCTAAAACGGCATTCTATGATTGGTTATATCTTTCCGCGTTGAGTCCTCATAAAGAATATCTCAAAAAATTGTTTGCCTATAAAGGCTTTACAGATATTGAATTTAACCCTAATAAATCCATAAATTGCCAAGCCCGAACATGCGCATTACTAGTCTCATTACTGAAACTAGAAGCTCTAGATGATGCACTTCGGTCTCAGAAAGATTTTATTGATATGGTTTCATCAGATTCGTTTAAGAAAGAACATTCTGCTGAACTGCGCCAGGGAAATCTTGGCCTATGAATGGCTAACAATCGCATGCACACGGACAACAAAAAGCAGAGCGACGAAGGAGCGGCGCTTTTTGTTGCCGGTGATGCGGGGCGTTGGCTGGGCGAGGCGAGCGAGGTAGGGAATCTCCCGAACACGGAGCGGAAACGATGAGGCCTTGGAAGTGAGCGACACCATCACCGCATACATCGCCTGGGTCTTCCGGCCCTTTTTCGCGTGGTGGTGGACCGCGTTCACGGGTGTCGCGTCGTTGATCGCCTTCGTATGGACGCCGGTAGATGTGGCCATGTCGAGCACCACCGTGCTGCTCCTGACCTTTACCACAAGCGCCCTCCTGTTCCTCACGATCTCCGTCTTGACGCAGGGTTGGAAGCTCTACGCTGAACGTGAACGAGCGTTCGACGTCGTGTCTTTCCAGAAGGCATCCGTGCCTGAGCAAGGAGGTAAGTGGGTCGTGCAGCTACGGGAGCCGAGAATCGACACGGGGTCCGTTTTATAGGTGGATCGGCGCCTCTCTGATGGCCATGAAACACCATTTGCGCTGGTACGAATCACGGGACGAAATGCCGAGGGGATTCATCAGGCCGTGCCCCTGTGGTTGTCTTCTGGAGGACTCAACGATTTCAATAAGCGATCCTCTTCGGTGCTGTCATTCCGTGTCTCTCGGATTCCGACGTTTGACTGTGTCGAAAGGGCTATCCGGGAGGCCGGGAATGGATAAGGAAAGAACCAGAGCCTTCGTGAGCTACAGCCACGCTGACGCCGATGTCGCCCAGCGATTCGTTGATTCACTTGATGCGAAGGTGGAGGGTGTCTGGTGGGATCGGTGGGACCTTGAGCCCGGTGACTCCATCATTCGCAAGGTGTTCGAATCAGGTCTCAAGGGTGCGAGCCACTTCATAATTCTCCTGTCTCGAGAGAGCGTACGGTCATCCTGGGTTCGGGAGGAACTAGACGCTGCGACAGTCAACAAGATCAATGGGCTCACTCGTATTATTCCGGCCGTGATCGACGACACCGAAATCCCAGTGTCCCTCCGAGCCATTCTGTGGGTCGACCTGCGCTCCGACTTCGAGGCGGGCGTTCAACGTATCGCCAACGTTATCAACGGCGTTTCTACGCGGCCTTCAACGCCGAGCACTGCACCTAGTCTGCCGCAGTCGGTAGGTGGCCTCTCTTCTGCCGCCACGATGGTTGGAGACTACGTGCTACGAGCCAGAGATCATAGTACGGGCCTGCAAGCTTCCGTGGAGCAGCACGAGTTACGTCGAGAGCTTGCCCTCGATCCGGATGCGTTGAACGACGCGGTTGACGAACTGAGAGAACACGGCCTTGTGCGGGTTATGCGAGCACTTGGGACAAGCTTCGTGCAGGTGGAGCCGACGTACGTGCTCTTCCGGGAGTTTTGCAACCATCTGGATTACGATCCCGACGATGACGTCCACCGAGTGGCGGCGGCAGTAGCATCGTCAGATCGTGACTGCAGAGGCAGTGAACTCGCAAAGGAGACTGGATTGTCACCCGGGCGGGTTAGTCGTGCCGTGGAGTACCTCGATGACTCTGGGCTAGCGACCGTCCATAGGGTAATCGGCACGCGACCGTTCACCTTCGGGAGCGTCACTCCGACGTTTCGGACCAGGCAGTATGTTGATCGTGACTGAGCCAGCCAACAACAGACACATTGAAGATAAATTATGGATTCAGCCGACAAGCCTTCAGATGCATAACGACATTCCTACAGTATGTTAAGACTGAAGCTATGTTCCTAGCGTTATGAAAAGGCGCAATAGCCAATTTAACCCCAAACGCAGAATGCTGAAGGTTGAAGAATGTGATTTCAAATGCCTTGCTACCCTTGCATCTCAGGCTAAGTATGGTGGAAATCCTGAACATAAGAGGAATCCAGGTGATTTCAGCCTGACACCTCCTAGTAGACCTAGACCAGGCAAATCTCTCTGTGACTCTGTTAAGGTTTTTACCAAGCAGGAAGCTCTAGGGTTGTTAAAGAAAGGCATTGAAAACGGACTAGTCAGCGATCGCTTTGAAGGACAATGGCCCAAGAACGTTTGGTCGGTCATGGAGGATGAGACTCCGCTCGAAGCGCAGCTTGAGTCAGCCGAGCAGGGAGCATACCATGGTTATCCCATGCAAACTGAGGATCCATTTTGTGAAGAGGTGATTAAGCAATGGAGGATTCGGAGTGAACTCGCTAAGTCTCAATTTTGACTGGCTTACCAGCGGAAATGATTCGCCCGAGGTCCGACAGACGATGGGAATGTTTGGGCTGAAGGTGGGAGATATCAGTCTTACGAGAAATGAAGACACTTGGTCTCAAACAACCCGCGGCAGTGTTCTTGTTTCCGCTTATCCTCTTGCTGCATGGATGGTGTCCTCGTGGTGGCGGTTACTTTACGAGCCTCTTCCTTCAACGGGTACTAAGCCCTCAGTGAGTTGGAGAATAGCTCATGAGCTTACAGCAGCAAATCAAGGATTTATTTGGCCGAGGATAATATTAGCCTCAGATACTGAGTTAATGCAGATATGGTCAACTGCATCTAACGCTGCTGACCAACAATCAGTTAGATACATTAACAGTTTTAACCGGCCATTCTCAGTGAATCTGCTTGAATTTGAGCAAACAGCTAAGACTTTTATTGAATCTGTCTTATCTCGACTTAACGCAACAGGGATTGCAAACACTCCACTAGCTGGTCTTTGGCAAGAAGTTCAGGAAGAACTTGCCGATCCGTATGCAAATCAGTATCGTCGTCGTGAAGCTGAATTGGGTTTCGATCCTGATGATTGTTCTGAAGACCTTGTGAGAGATGCCCTGAATCTTGCTGAGCAGATGGGGGACAAAACATTTTCAGAGATAGCTCCTGCTTACAGTGAAGACATATCAGAAGCAAAACCACTCAGTACAAAAATTGCCGAACTGACCCAAGAACCAGGACTTGATGGAAATCCTGAAGCTTCTATTGACTATTCCGTTTCACAAGAATTTTCAAAAGCACCTTGGCAAAAGGCAAATGAAGTAGCATCTCGTCTACACGATGAGATTGATGTTGGAGAAAAACCAGTTGCTGACGATCAACTCTATGACTTGCTTGGTATACAAAAAGCTGAATATGAAGCGTTTGATCCTCCACGTCAACGACGCATCTCGATTGCAGTTCCATCAGAGCAAACTAGGTTCAAATTTCACACTAGAAAAAGGCACCCGATTGCAAAAAGGTTTGAACTAGCCAGGTTCATTGGTGACTACTTACTCTATGAAAATTGTGGAAACTCATGGCTTGCGAACACAGATCTAAGAACATCAAGGCAGAAGTATCAACGTGCTTTTGCAGCAGAATTTCTTTGCCCTCTCAACAGCTTACAGGCTTACTTAGACAATGATTATTCAGAGTCTGCTATGGAAGATGCAGCTGAGCACTTTCAGGTAAGTTCACAGACTATTGAGTCAATCCTTACAAATAATGGATTGATTCCTTCTCCTCAGTCAGCTAGTTACCTAGAAGCTAGTCTTCCCTATTAGTTCATTGAGTCTAGCGGGTAAAGAGCTTCGTCTACTAGAAAATTGCTCTAACACTGCGTTGGTGCGGACGAAACAGAGGTTATCGGTGGGTATTCAAGCTTATCTGCCGCCGCACAACTTTACCGTTAGCTAGCTCCATTTCTGGCTTGAGACATGCAGAAAGGTTACTTATTGTTGTCTGAGTGTAGTCGCTCTTGTAATATTGGTATAACTGGGGTATAACTTAAAGCGTAGGGTTTGCAGCTAAGATCGCTATGAAAACTGCAATTTCGCTTCCAGACTCAGTGTTTGAAGAGGCAGAAGCCATGGCTCAGCAGCTAGGGCTGTCACGTAGTGAGCTTTATACGAAAGCGTTAAAAACTTATCTAAAAAAGTACAACCGCAATCAAATTTTGCATAAGCTGAACCAAATTTACTCTAAAGAGTCTTCTGAGCTAGATGCAGTGATGGCAAAGATGCAGTTTATGTCTCTGCCTCATGAGGACTGGTAATGTATCGGGGAGAAATTTGGTGGGCGAACCTACCCAACCCAGTAGGTTCAGAACCTGGATACCGTCGTCCTGTCTTGGTGATTCAAGATGATGTTTTTACTCAAAGCCGTATCAATACAGTTATCGTCGTAATCATCACCTCGAATACTCAGCTAGCAGGAGCACCAGGAAATGTGTTATTGCCTGGTGAAGTATCAGGTTTATCTAGAGATTCTGTCGCTAATGTATCTCAGATTTTTACGGTTGATAAAACGTTTTTAACTGAACGTATCAGTTCACTACCAGACTATTCGCAAGAGGAGGTAGATGAGGGTTTACGAGTGGTTTTGTATCTTTAGCTACAAGCTAACAAATCGCTGCACCGGAATGTTCTAATCTGTCGGTTGGGTTTTCAAGGTTATCTGCTTCCGGTGAGCTTAGCCGTTAGGTTTCTACTGTCCTTAAATTTTGTGGGTGAAACTGGGAGGTGCTAGCCTGCGATCGCCCTAATGGGTTTAGCTACCGCAAGTTGGCCATCAAACCTAACCATTCGCCGCAGCGGATGCTTGGCTAAACTATTGCTCTTCGTTGATAGTTTATCTAGCACCGCTAACCTCAAGGCCGTTAGGTATCTGCTGTCCTTAAGTTTTGTTGGTAAAATTGGGAGGTGCTAGCCTGCGATCGCCCTAATGGGTTTAGCTACCGCAAGTTGGCCATCAAACCTAACCATTCGCCGCAGCGGATGCTTGGCTAAACTATTGCTCTTAGTTGAGAGTTGATCTAGCACCGCTAACCTCAAGGACGTTAGGTGGCTTAAGCTTTCTGTTGAGGCGTATATCAATGTTGTCTGTGAATCCTTTGGCATTGTGGGGAAATCGACCACTCGTTTCTGGCTGTTTTTTGTTTCGGCACTGACCATTTTAGTTCTTCTGGTCTATGAGCCTGCTTACGCTCAGACACAGCCAGCTAGTACAAATTTCTGGAGCAATCTTGATACCTCTGTCAAAGTTATTGCTGGTGTGGTTGCTGCCATCACAGCAGTTCTTGGTGTCCCAGTTGCATTCTTACAAATTCGTAAAACAATTGTAGAGATTCGTAAAATTGAATTAGAAGCTCAAAAATTACAAGAGCAAACTGAAACAGAGTTTCCGAAAGAATTTGAAGGTCATCGGATCTATCTGGATCATTCGGATGGAAATAATATTCAGATTCTTGTAGATCCAAGATTTTCTGCTCCTCTACTCATTCTGTTGGACTTTGTAATTGTTTACATTGTTCTCGCTTTAGCAGGTTATGCAGTTGGTGTATTTTTGCCTGGGAAGGCGGGTCAGATAATTTTGACTGTTGTTGCAACGTTCTTACTGTTACCTCTCTTTGTCGAAGCTCTACGGTTACGTGGAGTCTTACGACCCTCTTGGGGAAAAGGGCAGAATGAGGATAAAAAGAATTAGCAGACTAACCCTACAAATCAGAAAGGTTTCAGTCTCATAAAGCGTTTGCTACTATGGGAAGCAGGAATCTCGATAAAGTCTATGACTCTAGCAATTGCCCTTGAACCTGCGCCAATAGAGACCGATCCCCAAGGTGTTGTGCGAGTTGCCAAAACTCGTGTCACGTTGGACACTGTTGTGACTGCTTTTATTGAGGGATGTACGCCAGAGGAGATAGGGGAGCAGTATCCATCGCTACAACTTCCAGATATCTACTTAGTTATTGGTTACTACCTTAGACATCGAGATGAAGTGCATACCTACCTTGCAGAACGTCACCGGCAGGCAGATTTGATTCGGCAAGAGGCTGAACAACGCTTTAACCCCATTGGAATACGCGATCGTTTGCTTGCTCGACGCAATCAAGCCAGGTAATCTAGATGGCTCAATTCCTGGCTGATGAAAACTTCAATAACCAAATTGTTCGAGGTGTTCTTCGCCAAAACCCAAACGTTGACATTGTGCGTGTTCAAGACGTGGAGCTGTCGGGAGTAGATGACCCAACTGTTTTAGCACGGGCAGCCGAAGAAAGACGAATTGTGCTGACTCACGACGTTGCTACAATGATCGCCTTTGCATACCAACGTATTCAAGCTGGATTATCTATGCCCGGATTATTTGAGGTGAATCGTCGTGTCCCAGTAGGTTTAGCGATAGAGGAAATTATCTTGATTGCGGAGTGCAGTCTTGAGGGAGAGTGGGAAGGACAAGTAAGATTTCTCCCTTTAAGATAAGCAATGGTAGTTGTCGCCACCTAACACTGCGTGGCAGCAGACGGTCGAAAGCCACTGCTGCTAGTTCGAGAATGTCTACCGCCGCTGCACTTCACCGTTAGGCACGCAAAACAGGCTATAGTTATAGTTTTTTATAGATTTCCCTTCGGTGGCCTACACGGATTACGACTATTAACAGAACTTTATCTTCAACTGTGTAGACAATTCGGTAATCACCAACTCTGATCCTAAAATATTCACAGTTTTTCCCTTTCAATTGTTTGCAGCCAGAGGGACGAGGGTTATTCGTTAGGTCAGATATTGCAGTTTGGATGCGAACTACTTCCTGAGTAGTAACTGATTTAAGATCCTTTTTTACACGCCGATCGAACTCAATCCTGTATTGACTCACATCACGCCTCTAGTTCCGCAAAAAATTCATCAAAGTCAACCCGTTCTTGCTTTGAGTCAGCCATGCGTTTCTCCGCTCCTTGAAGATCGAGGTCATCTTCTGCTTGTTGCAGAAGCTTCAAAAAAAGTTCGTAGTCTTTAGCTGGAATCATATACACCGGTTCTTTACCAAGTCGTTGTATAGCAACATGCTCTGAAGCATAAGCGACATGATTGAGCGTATCGGCAAAGCTATTTCTCGCTTCTCCAGAAGATAAGGAACGCATCGTAAGAGTCCTGTACGTCATGTACATAGCGTACCACAGATAAAAGCTGTAATGCTGTATTTCAATATCCTGGTAAAGTGGGGGATGCTAACCTGCGATCGCCCTAATTGGCTTAGCTATTGCAAGTTGGCCATCAAACCTAACCCTTCACCGCAGCGGATGCTTGGCTAAACTATTGCTCTTCGTTGAGAGTTGATCTAGCACCGCTAACCTCAAGGCCGTTAGGCGGCAGCATTCATCATTGACGCGTGTCACGTGACGCATTACACTAGGCAGCGCGATCGAGACATTTGCCGACCGTCGCACGCAGGAACTATATGCCACAGGCAAAGCCAAGCGGTTTCCGCCTGACGTCGCTAAGCGAGCGAGTCGAAAGCTCGAATACGTAGATTTAGCAGCCAGGCTTGAGGATTTAAAGAACCCGCCAGGGAACCGGCTTCATGCCCTGGAGGGCGATCGAAAAGGGCAATATTCGATCGCCGTAAACGACCAGTGGCGGATCTGCTTTCGATTCGTGGATGGTGATGCTTATGATGTTGAGATCTGTGACTATCATTGAGTTTTGGTGGAGCAAATGAGCATTTCAAACACAGGCATAAAGCACAGGCCAACGCATCCCGGAGAGATGCTACGTGAGGATTTTCTTCCCGATTACGAGCTTAGTGTATCTAGTCTTGCGGAAGCAGTAGGTGTTTCACGTCAATCCATCAATGAACTGTTGCGTGAACGACGTGCTGTGAGTCCGGAAATGGCTTTGAGATTCGCTCGGCTCTTTGGCAACAGTCCTGAGTTCTGGCTAAATGCACAGCGTGCAGTGGACTTGTGGGATGCTGAGCAGGCGATCGAAAAGGATGTGTGTCGAATCAAGCCGCTCAGTGCCGCATAACAACCGCATGCAACGGACACGATATAGATAAAGTGCCGCAGCGAAATATTTGTAGCGCGCCGCTGATGCGGGACGTTAGGTGTTGCTGAACTGCCATTGCAGGTATTTCCATTTCTGGCTAGAATCTGGCCAGAATGCCATTCGATATCATCTTGTCCCCTGAGGCGGTTGAAGATCTTCGCAGCCTCAGCGCTCGTCATCAATCCAACGTCGCAGATGCCATTGAGCGCCATTTGCGGCATCAACCCGACAAGGTAAGTCGGAGCCGAATCAAGAGGTTGCGTGGGTTGCTGAAACCGCAGTACAGACTACGTATTGACGATTATCGAGTCTTCTACGATATTATCGACGATGCGGTTGAGATCCTGGCTATCGTGCATAAACCAAGTGCTGACCGCTGGTTGCAGCGGTTCGGAGAACCCAAATGAAGCGAGTTGCTCTATCCGCCATCAAGGACCAATTGTCCAAGTATCTTCGATTGGCCCAGAAGGACGAGGTACTAATTACTCGTCATGGCAAACCTGCGGGCGTACTGATTGGTTTCAAAGACGACGACGACTGGTTTAATTATCAGCTTGAGAACGATCCGCGTTTTTTGGAGCGCATTGAACGTGCGCGTCGAAGAATCCGAGCCGG is from Synechococcus sp. PCC 7336 and encodes:
- a CDS encoding DarT ssDNA thymidine ADP-ribosyltransferase family protein; translation: MNTILAKYKFDGIWHFTDRSNLALIQEHHGLLSLGEARRRGVAIPVPGGNEWSHDADKLKGVDEYVHLAFVDDHPMLFRAKQEGRIPDPVWLKIKSSILLEEGVRYCSDVSNKSGVPILNAYEAKDQIDFDVLFTYMDWRDPDIQARRQAAIKSEILIPIFIPIEQILGLKNG
- a CDS encoding toll/interleukin-1 receptor domain-containing protein; the protein is MDKERTRAFVSYSHADADVAQRFVDSLDAKVEGVWWDRWDLEPGDSIIRKVFESGLKGASHFIILLSRESVRSSWVREELDAATVNKINGLTRIIPAVIDDTEIPVSLRAILWVDLRSDFEAGVQRIANVINGVSTRPSTPSTAPSLPQSVGGLSSAATMVGDYVLRARDHSTGLQASVEQHELRRELALDPDALNDAVDELREHGLVRVMRALGTSFVQVEPTYVLFREFCNHLDYDPDDDVHRVAAAVASSDRDCRGSELAKETGLSPGRVSRAVEYLDDSGLATVHRVIGTRPFTFGSVTPTFRTRQYVDRD
- a CDS encoding ImmA/IrrE family metallo-endopeptidase; the encoded protein is MGMFGLKVGDISLTRNEDTWSQTTRGSVLVSAYPLAAWMVSSWWRLLYEPLPSTGTKPSVSWRIAHELTAANQGFIWPRIILASDTELMQIWSTASNAADQQSVRYINSFNRPFSVNLLEFEQTAKTFIESVLSRLNATGIANTPLAGLWQEVQEELADPYANQYRRREAELGFDPDDCSEDLVRDALNLAEQMGDKTFSEIAPAYSEDISEAKPLSTKIAELTQEPGLDGNPEASIDYSVSQEFSKAPWQKANEVASRLHDEIDVGEKPVADDQLYDLLGIQKAEYEAFDPPRQRRISIAVPSEQTRFKFHTRKRHPIAKRFELARFIGDYLLYENCGNSWLANTDLRTSRQKYQRAFAAEFLCPLNSLQAYLDNDYSESAMEDAAEHFQVSSQTIESILTNNGLIPSPQSASYLEASLPY
- a CDS encoding type II toxin-antitoxin system PemK/MazF family toxin, with product MYRGEIWWANLPNPVGSEPGYRRPVLVIQDDVFTQSRINTVIVVIITSNTQLAGAPGNVLLPGEVSGLSRDSVANVSQIFTVDKTFLTERISSLPDYSQEEVDEGLRVVLYL
- a CDS encoding DUF433 domain-containing protein: MTLAIALEPAPIETDPQGVVRVAKTRVTLDTVVTAFIEGCTPEEIGEQYPSLQLPDIYLVIGYYLRHRDEVHTYLAERHRQADLIRQEAEQRFNPIGIRDRLLARRNQAR
- a CDS encoding DUF5615 family PIN-like protein is translated as MAQFLADENFNNQIVRGVLRQNPNVDIVRVQDVELSGVDDPTVLARAAEERRIVLTHDVATMIAFAYQRIQAGLSMPGLFEVNRRVPVGLAIEEIILIAECSLEGEWEGQVRFLPLR
- a CDS encoding type II toxin-antitoxin system RelE/ParE family toxin, with the translated sequence MSQYRIEFDRRVKKDLKSVTTQEVVRIQTAISDLTNNPRPSGCKQLKGKNCEYFRIRVGDYRIVYTVEDKVLLIVVIRVGHRREIYKKL
- a CDS encoding type II toxin-antitoxin system Phd/YefM family antitoxin, whose product is MRSLSSGEARNSFADTLNHVAYASEHVAIQRLGKEPVYMIPAKDYELFLKLLQQAEDDLDLQGAEKRMADSKQERVDFDEFFAELEA
- a CDS encoding type II toxin-antitoxin system RelE/ParE family toxin; translation: METFADRRTQELYATGKAKRFPPDVAKRASRKLEYVDLAARLEDLKNPPGNRLHALEGDRKGQYSIAVNDQWRICFRFVDGDAYDVEICDYH
- a CDS encoding HigA family addiction module antitoxin — its product is MSISNTGIKHRPTHPGEMLREDFLPDYELSVSSLAEAVGVSRQSINELLRERRAVSPEMALRFARLFGNSPEFWLNAQRAVDLWDAEQAIEKDVCRIKPLSAA
- a CDS encoding type II toxin-antitoxin system RelE/ParE family toxin — protein: MPFDIILSPEAVEDLRSLSARHQSNVADAIERHLRHQPDKVSRSRIKRLRGLLKPQYRLRIDDYRVFYDIIDDAVEILAIVHKPSADRWLQRFGEPK
- a CDS encoding type II toxin-antitoxin system Phd/YefM family antitoxin; its protein translation is MKRVALSAIKDQLSKYLRLAQKDEVLITRHGKPAGVLIGFKDDDDWFNYQLENDPRFLERIERARRRIRAGEGLPLEEIERDT